In Piliocolobus tephrosceles isolate RC106 chromosome 5, ASM277652v3, whole genome shotgun sequence, a single genomic region encodes these proteins:
- the LOC111541531 gene encoding uncharacterized protein LOC111541531, protein MPSSRSDGLHLWPGELTWSSLCNSGFPAFGHSGLDLGLVLVGPAGAVDWGSTEIPRPVPGTGAHATMPRPTLHPLNAGRLLLLGGSSTVPILCPPLSRDTAHAPQSHAPLLTPPPGRRASAAAFPATSRCHHRGLRALVDSPGLRETGAGLG, encoded by the coding sequence ATGCCCTCCTCCCGCAGCGATGGCCTCCACCTCTGGCCTGGCGAGCTCACGTGGTCCAGCTTGTGCAACTCCGGGTTTCCGGCTTTTGGTCACTCAGGGTTGGACCTGGGACTGGTGCTGGTCGGCCCTGCAGGCGCTGTGGACTGGGGAAGCACAGAGATTCCCCGCCCCGTTCCCGGGACTGGGGCGCACGCCACGATGCCCCGCCCCACTCTTCACCCCCTGAATGCAGGGCGCTTGCTGCTACTCGGTGGCTCAAGCACCGTCCCCATTCTCTGCCCGCCCCTCTCCCGGGACACTGCGCACGCACCACAGAGCCACGCCCCTCTCCTCACCCCGCCACCCGGACGCAGAGCGTCCGCCGCCGCGTTTCCGGCGACATCTCGCTGTCATCACCGCGGCTTGCGCGCCCTTGTAGACAGCCCGGGCCTTCGTGAGACCG